Proteins co-encoded in one Leptospira inadai serovar Lyme str. 10 genomic window:
- the pgl gene encoding 6-phosphogluconolactonase gives MNSKHFREKGEYLIYSREYIKYLANRTIQSSKEFHIVLAGGETPREIYKYLREIDTDWSKWIFWFGDERCLPIGHSDRNSTMAEESLFNSLPIDETQIKIIPAQIGAVQAAEEYSSALSEISIFDLVLLGIGEDGHTASLFPGNNLGSLPQSPSAIPVLNAPKFPKERVSLSLNRLNRSKEVLFLVSGKEKGKILERISDREDLPFRKVKGSENTKILYWNGE, from the coding sequence TTGAATTCGAAGCACTTTAGAGAAAAAGGAGAATATTTGATCTATTCGAGAGAGTATATCAAATATTTGGCGAACCGTACGATACAATCTAGTAAAGAGTTTCATATCGTACTCGCCGGAGGAGAAACACCTCGGGAAATTTACAAATATTTGAGAGAGATCGATACCGATTGGTCAAAATGGATCTTTTGGTTCGGTGATGAGCGCTGTCTCCCGATTGGACACTCCGACCGGAATAGTACTATGGCGGAAGAATCTCTCTTCAATTCTCTACCTATAGACGAAACTCAAATAAAAATAATTCCGGCACAAATTGGAGCAGTTCAAGCCGCAGAAGAATACTCCTCGGCGCTTTCGGAAATTTCAATTTTCGATCTAGTTTTGCTGGGGATCGGTGAGGACGGGCATACGGCGAGCCTGTTTCCAGGAAATAATCTTGGAAGTTTGCCACAATCTCCGTCTGCGATTCCGGTCCTAAATGCACCTAAATTTCCTAAGGAGAGAGTAAGTCTTTCCTTAAATCGCCTGAATCGATCTAAAGAAGTATTATTCCTAGTATCGGGTAAAGAGAAGGGAAAAATTTTAGAAAGAATCAGTGATCGGGAGGATTTGCCCTTCCGTAAAGTAAAAGGATCCGAGAA